One Rhododendron vialii isolate Sample 1 chromosome 2a, ASM3025357v1 genomic region harbors:
- the LOC131316130 gene encoding large ribosomal subunit protein P1-like has protein sequence MSVGELACTYACLALHDDNIPITPEKIAAMVKAANVTIESYWPSLFAKLVEKKNIEDLIMNVGSGGGAAAPVAVVASAAPAAPAAEEEKEEAKEESDEEGLGFSLFDD, from the exons ATGTCGGTTGGAGAGCTCGCTTGCACTTACGCTTGTTTGGCCCTTCACGATGATAACATTCCCATCACc CCAGAGAAGATTGCTGCCATGGTGAAGGCTGCAAACGTGACCATTGAATCATACTGGCCTAGTCTGTTTGCTAAGCTTGTGGAGAAGAAGAACATTGAGGATCTCATCATGAACGTTGGTTCTGGCGGTGGCGCTGCTGCTCCGGTTGCCGTGGTTGCATCCGCTGCCCCTGCTGCACCTGCTGCTGAGGAGGAGAAG GAAGAGGCAAAGGAAGAGAGTGATGAGGAAGGCTTGGGATTCAGCTTATTTGATGATTAG
- the LOC131316490 gene encoding granule-bound starch synthase 1, chloroplastic/amyloplastic-like: MASVNASCFLSRSSNVNTGGSFTSKSFTNLAQMGLIRNQTTAHSSLKSMNKLDLLQFRSNAKANPIQYRGKTGHRTNCHRPSSGIRCQSGMNIVFVGTEVGPWSKTGGLGDVLGGLPPAMAANGHRVMTVSPRHDQYQDAWDTKVVIEIKVADRIETVRYFHCYKRGVDRVFVDHPMFLEKVWGKTGSKIYGPKTGDDYKDNQFRFSLFCQAALEAPRILDLNSNEYFPGPYGDNVVFIANDWHTALLPCYLKTMYKSRGLYKTAKVAFCIHNIAYQGRFVFSDFSLLNLPDQFKSSFDFFDGNDKPVKGKKINWMKAGILESDRVITVSPHYAQELVSGEDKGVELDNILRKTGITGIVNGMDIQEWNPSEDKYINVKYNATTVMAAKRLLKEALQAEVGLPVDASIPLIGFIGRLEEQKGSDILAEAIPEFIKGNVQIVVLGTGKKYMEKQLEMLEIMYPDNARGVAKFNVPLAHMIIAGADFMMIPSRFEPCGLIQFQAMRYGTVPIVSSTGGLVDTVKEGYTGFQMGAFNVDCEVVDPADVAAIATTVKRALATYSTPALIEMIQNCMAQDLSWKGPAKKWEELLLGLEVAGSEPGIDGEEIAPQAKENVATP, encoded by the exons ATGGCAAGTGTGAATGCGTCATGTTTTTTGTCGAGAAGCTCAAATGTCAACACCGGAGGGTCTTTTACATCAAAAAGTTTTACAAACTTGGCACAGATGGGCCTGATCAGGAACCAAACCACTGCTCACAGTTCGTTAAAATCTATGAACAAGTTGGATTTGCTACAATTCAGAAGCAATGCAAAAGCAAATCCGATTCAATACCGGGGGAAAACTGGACACAGAACTAATTGTCACAGACCGTCAAGCGGCATCAGATGCCAAAGTGGGATGAATATTGTTTTCGTCGGAACCGAGGTGGGTCCATGGAGCAAAACTGGAGGACTTGGCGACGTTCTTGGAGGATTGCCACCAGCCATGGCG GCCAATGGGCACCGTGTTATGACAGTGTCCCCCCGCCATGACCAGTACCAAGACGCATGGGATACTAAAGTAGTGATTGAG ATAAAAGTTGCAGATAGAATTGAGACAGTTCGTTACTTCCACTGCTACAAACGGGGTGTTGATCGTGTTTTCGTGGATCACCCAATGTTCCTGGAAAAG GTTTGGGGTAAAACTGGCTCTAAGATCTACGGGCCTAAGACAGGGGACGATTACAAGGACAACCAATTTAGATTCAGTTTGTTTTGCCAA GCTGCTCTGGAGGCACCAAGAATTTTGGATCTGAATAGCAATGAATATTTCCCTGGACCTTATG GGGACAATGTTGTCTTCATTGCCAATGATTGGCACACTGCTCTTCTTCCTTGTTATCTGAAGACCATGTACAAATCTAGGGGGCTGTACAAGACTGCCAAA GTTGCTTTCTGCATACACAACATTGCCTACCAAGGAAGATTTGTTTTTTCAGATTTCTCACTTCTCAATCTGCCAGATCAATTTAAGAGCTCTTTTGATTTCTTTGATGG GAATGACAAGCCTGTCAAGGGAAAGAAAATTAACTGGATGAAAGCTGGAATATTGGAATCAGATAGGGTCATAACAGTGAGCCCACACTACGCCCAGGAGCTTGTTTCTGGCGAAGACAAAGGTGTGGAGTTGGATAACATCCTCCGTAAGACTGGTATAACTGGTATTGTGAATGGCATGGACATCCAAGAGTGGAATCCATCCGAAGATAAATACATCAATGTCAAATATAATGCCACCACT GTCATGGCTGCAAAGCGCCTTCTGAAGGAAGCTCTTCAAGCGGAAGTGGGGTTGCCTGTCGATGCAAGTATCCCTTTGATAGGATTCATTGGTAGACTAGAAGAGCAAAAAGGCTCGGATATCCTTGCAGAGGCCATTCCTGAATTCATCAAAGGGAATGTTCAGATTGTAGTTCTT GGAACTGGCAAAAAGTATATGGAGAAGCAGCTAGAAATGCTTGAGATAATGTATCCCGACAATGCCAGAGGAGTAGCGAAATTTAATGTTCCCTTAGCCCACATGATTATTGCGGGGGCAGATTTTATGATGATCCCAAGTAGATTTGAACCCTGTGGTCTCATTCAGTTCCAGGCCATGCGATATGGAACG GTGCCTATTGTTTCCTCAACGGGTGGGTTGGTTGACACTGTCAAAGAAGGTTACACTGGATTTCAGATGGGAGCTTTCAATGTTGAT TGCGAAGTAGTTGATCCAGCTGATGTAGCTGCAATAGCAACTACTGTGAAAAGAGCCCTTGCTACCTACAGTACCCCTGCACTGATAGAGATGATCCAAAATTGCATGGCGCAGGATCTCTCATGGAAG GGACCAGCCAAGAAATGGGAGGAATTGCTGTTGGGATTGGAGGTAGCTGGCAGTGAACCTGGCATTGATGGGGAGGAGATTGCTCCGCAAGCCAAGGAGAACGTTGCCACTCCATAA
- the LOC131315845 gene encoding uncharacterized protein LOC131315845 isoform X2 — MKGSCTLVASALAASTVALASSSTACHHHHASNPSPPKSWISSSSLSSPSSVQSDVTGLHTSSSNKEKFAPRFDGLRFIETLVTAHR, encoded by the exons ATGAAGGGCTCCTGCACTCTCGTTGCGTCGGCGCTCGCTGCATCCACCGTGGCGCTCGCATCCTCCTCCACCGCTTGCCACCATCATCACGCTTCCAACCCTTCTCCTCCTAAG AGttggatttcttcttcttccttgtcGTCACCATCATCGGTGCAAAGTGATGTTACCGGTTTACACACGTCATCATCAAACAAAGAGAAATTCGCGCCAAGATTCGACGGTTTGAGGTTCATTGAAACGTTGGTGACAGCCCACCGGTGA
- the LOC131315845 gene encoding uncharacterized protein LOC131315845 isoform X1: MKGSCTLVASALAASTVALASSSTACHHHHASNPSPPKVSWISSSSLSSPSSVQSDVTGLHTSSSNKEKFAPRFDGLRFIETLVTAHR, from the exons ATGAAGGGCTCCTGCACTCTCGTTGCGTCGGCGCTCGCTGCATCCACCGTGGCGCTCGCATCCTCCTCCACCGCTTGCCACCATCATCACGCTTCCAACCCTTCTCCTCCTAAGGTA AGttggatttcttcttcttccttgtcGTCACCATCATCGGTGCAAAGTGATGTTACCGGTTTACACACGTCATCATCAAACAAAGAGAAATTCGCGCCAAGATTCGACGGTTTGAGGTTCATTGAAACGTTGGTGACAGCCCACCGGTGA
- the LOC131316028 gene encoding pyruvate dehydrogenase E1 component subunit alpha-3, chloroplastic-like codes for MASAFSAIKTMNQPLHRTTNNPFSKPTSPFLGSGREFRPVPSSAPVRRQSTIVAVSDVVKKKRTNSIPFSGSDPLITREEGLELFEDMVLGRGFEDMCAQMYYRGKMFGFVHLYNGQEAVSTGFIKLLTKEDSVVSTYRDHVHALSKGVPARQVMSELFGKTTGCCRGQGGSMHMFSKEFNVLGGFAFIGEGIPVATGAAFTSKYRREVLKEADSDHVTLAFFGDGTCNNGQFFECLNMAALWKLPIVFVVENNLWAIGMSHLRATSDPEIWKKGPAFGMPGVHVDGMDVLKVREVAKEAIGRARRGEGPSLIECETYRFRGHSLADPDELRDPAEKSHYATRDPITALKKYMFEHNLVKEDELKAIEKKIDEMMEDAVEFADASPLPPRPQLLENVFADPKGFGIGPDGRYRCEDPQFTQGTAHV; via the exons ATGGCTTCGGCTTTCTCCGCAATCAAAACTATGAATCAACCTCTCCATCGCACTACGAATAACCCTTTCAGTAAACCCACCTCACCTTTCCTCGGATCAGGCCGTGAATTCCGCCCGGTTCCTTCATCTGCTCCGGTTCGCCGCCAATCAACCATCGTTGCCGTCTCCGATGTTGTCAAGAAAAAAAGGACCAATTCCATTCCCTTTTCCGGCTCCGATCCG CTGATCACAAGAGAGGAAGGCTTGGAGTTATTCGAGGACATGGTGTTGGGCAGGGGTTTCGAAGATATGTGTGCGCAGATGTATTACAGAGGCAAAATGTTTGGCTTTGTTCATCTGTATAACGGCCAAGAAGCTGTATCCACAGGTTTCATCAAACTCTTAACCAAGGAAGATTCTGTTGTTAGCACCTACCGCGATCACGTTCATGCCCTCAGTAAAGGTGTGCCTGCACGCCAAGTCATGAGCGAGCTTTTTGGCAAGACTACTGGCTGCTGCCGTGGACAGGGTGGGTCCATGCACATGTTCTCCAAAGAGTTTAATGTTCTCGGTGGTTTTGCTTTCATCGGCGAGGGAATTCCAGTGGCCACTGGTGCTGCATTCACCTCCAAGTACCGGAGAGAGGTGCTGAAAGAGGCGGATTCTGATCATGTGACGTTGGCTTTCTTTGGGGATGGTACTTGTAATAATGGCCAGTTCTTTGAGTGCTTGAACATGGCAGCACTGTGGAAACTGCCTATTGTGTTTGTGGTGGAGAACAATTTGTGGGCAATCGGGATGTCCCATTTGAGGGCGACTTCTGACCCTGAGATTTGGAAGAAGGGTCCTGCATTTGGGATGCCGGGAGTGCATGTCGATGGGATGGATGTGTTAAAAGTGAGAGAGGTGGCTAAGGAGGCCATTGGGAGGGCCAGGAGAGGGGAGGGACCAAGCTTGATTGAATGTGAGACATACAGGTTTAGGGGACACTCATTGGCTGATCCTGATGAGCTTCGTGACCCTG CTGAGAAGTCTCACTATGCAACAAGAGATCCCATCACAGCCTTGAAGAAGTACATGTTTGAGCACAATCTTGTAAAGGAAGATGAGTTGAAAGCCATAGAGAAAAAGATTGATGAGATGATGGAAGATGCTGTGGAATTCGCAGATGCAAGCCCACTTCCACCCAGACCTCAGCTTTTAGAGAATGTCTTTGCAGATCCTAAAGGTTTTGGGATTGGCCCTGACGGGCGGTACAGATGCGAGGATCCCCAATTCACTCAAGGCACTGCTCATGTCTAA
- the LOC131316066 gene encoding uncharacterized protein LOC131316066: MALVSALFEILQRPTIWDVLTELMVFMAPLWVATIVGVVVGWAWKPKWVNLTTDSFDFSSRSKNGSSLTEWPASFSCLIPSSLTIPSLDSLKLLLPSCISWLPINGLEEGNSTLSPSTTVDCSSSKPEKAETAVVGKDDLEHLCRIVEEKDGGPAWIQMMDRSTPVMSYRAWRRDPENGPPQYRSSTIFEDATIEMVRDFFWDDEFRMKWDDMLTHAEILEECPTTGTLVVQWVRKFPFFCSDREYIIGRRIWESGRSYYCVTKGVPCPSVPRRNKPRRVDLYYSSWHIRAVESKRGDGQLTACEVLLFHHEEMGIPWEIAKLGIRQGMWGAVKKIEPGLRAYQRERESSAPLSRCAFMAQINTKVSADYLDSLESTRSSSSEVETLNSSEEKPRRNIPKLLVIGGAIALACSLDRGLLTKAVIFGVARRFGNIGKKL, translated from the exons ATGGCTTTGGTTTCTGCTTTGTTTGAGATCTTACAACGGCCCACAATTTGGGACGTATTGACAGAACTCATGGTGTTCATGGCCCCTCTCTGGGTTGCGACTATTGTTGGGGTTGTGGTCGGGTGGGCATGGAAACCCAAATGGGTTAATCTAACTACAGATTCGTTCGATTTTTCTTCACGTTCGAAAAACGGTTCTTCTTTGACAGAATGGCCGGCGtccttttcttgtttgattCCGTCGTCTTTGACTATTCCAAGCTTGGATTCACTGAAATTGCTATTGCCCAGCTGCATTTCTTGGTTACCCATCAATGGGTTAGAAGAGGGGAATTCCACTCTGTCTCCAAGCACAACCGTTGACTGCAG TTCATCAAAGCCGGAAAAAGCAGAAACGGCCGTGGTTGGTAAAGATGACTTGGAGCATTTATGCCGAATTGTAGAGGAGAAAGACGGCGGCCCTGCTTGGATTCAGATGATGGATCGATCCACACCTGTTATGAGTTATAGAGCTTGGAGGAGAGATCCTGAG AATGGGCCCCCGCAATACCGTTCCAGCACAATCTTCGAGGATGCCACTATTGAGATGGTGAGGGATTTCTTTTGGGATGATGAATTTCGAATGAAGTGGGATGACATGCTTACGCATGCTGAAATTCTAGAAGAGTGCCCCACCACAGGAACCCTAGTAGTTCAGTGGGTGCGCAAG TTTCCCTTCTTTTGTAGCGATAGGGAGTACATTATCGGCCGTCGGATTTGGGAATCAGGACGATCATATTACTGTGTTACAAAG GGAGTACCGTGCCCCTCTGTACCCCGGCGCAACAAACCAAGGCGTGTTGATTTGTATTATTCAAGTTGGCATATACGAGCAG TTGAATCAAAGAGGGGAGATGGCCAGCTGACTGCTTGTGAGGTGTTACTCTTCCATCATGAAGAGATGGGAATACCTTGGGAAATCGCAAAGCTTGGAATCCGACAGGGCATGTGGGGAGCTGTCAAGAAGATAGAACCTGGCTTACGTGcataccagagagagagagaatccagtGCCCCACTATCACGGTGTGCCTTCATGGCTCAGATCAACACTAAAGTTAGCGCAGACTATCTGGATTCTTTGGAAAGCACAAGAAGCAGTTCATCAGAGGTTGAAACCCTGAATTCATCCGAAGAGAAGCCAAGGAGGAACATACCGAAGCTTCTAGTCATTGGTGGGGCCATAGCGCTCGCTTGTAGTCTCGACCGAGGACTTTTGACAAAGGCTGTTATATTTGGGGTGGCTAGAAGGTTTGGAAATATTGGGAAGAAGTTGTGA